In one window of Thermus aquaticus DNA:
- a CDS encoding LCP family protein: protein MRRLFLALLLLFLVALAFWAYPLLGPAVRHGALPAPEGLKEPLTILVYGSSPEYVGYHKRAEERFRGLADTILLVRLDPKANRVVVLSIPRDVWVNLPGYGWRKVNAASPLGGPALMKEAVARVVGVRPERYVVVSLEALRALVDAIGGVRVCVERPMRYRDTAAGLVIDLKPGCRVLSGEEAEGYVRFRKDALGDIGRIQRQQAFFHALKEKLLSPAGLLRLPRAVAAVEPYVETDLTREEKGALLGLAMKRLELVSLLLPGRFGGGGWEVDQKALKALVERYFLGEGTGEEVSLKGLRVALVYGPGQEALARRAEERLAALGLKVLPHPKDLPPGRTEVLENGPGFAAEALGKALGVPYRVSGEAVLGADLTLRLGGDFPL, encoded by the coding sequence GTGCGGCGGCTTTTCCTGGCCCTCCTTTTGCTCTTCCTGGTGGCCTTGGCCTTCTGGGCCTACCCCCTTCTGGGCCCCGCGGTGCGCCATGGGGCCCTGCCCGCCCCTGAGGGGCTGAAGGAGCCCCTCACCATCCTGGTCTACGGCTCCAGCCCCGAGTACGTGGGCTACCACAAAAGGGCGGAGGAGCGCTTCCGGGGTCTTGCGGACACCATACTCCTGGTGCGCCTGGACCCAAAGGCCAACCGGGTGGTGGTCCTCTCCATCCCCCGGGACGTCTGGGTGAACCTTCCCGGGTATGGCTGGCGCAAGGTGAACGCCGCAAGCCCCCTGGGGGGCCCCGCGCTCATGAAGGAGGCCGTGGCGCGGGTGGTGGGGGTTCGGCCCGAGCGGTACGTGGTGGTGAGCCTCGAGGCCCTGAGGGCCCTGGTGGACGCCATCGGGGGGGTCAGGGTCTGCGTGGAGCGGCCCATGCGCTACCGGGACACCGCCGCCGGGCTGGTCATAGACCTAAAGCCCGGGTGCCGGGTCCTCTCCGGCGAGGAGGCCGAGGGCTATGTGCGCTTCCGCAAGGACGCCCTGGGGGACATCGGCCGCATCCAGCGCCAGCAGGCCTTCTTCCACGCCCTCAAAGAGAAGCTGCTTTCGCCGGCGGGCCTCCTCCGCCTGCCCCGGGCGGTGGCGGCGGTGGAGCCTTACGTGGAGACCGACCTCACCCGCGAGGAGAAGGGGGCCCTTCTGGGCTTGGCCATGAAGCGCCTGGAGCTCGTGAGCCTCCTCCTTCCCGGGCGGTTTGGGGGCGGGGGCTGGGAGGTGGACCAAAAGGCCTTGAAGGCCCTGGTGGAGCGCTACTTCCTGGGAGAGGGCACCGGGGAGGAGGTGAGCCTGAAGGGGCTTAGGGTGGCCCTGGTCTACGGCCCCGGGCAGGAGGCCCTGGCCCGGAGGGCGGAGGAGCGGCTTGCCGCCCTGGGCCTAAAGGTGCTCCCCCACCCCAAAGACCTTCCCCCGGGGCGCACCGAGGTCCTGGAAAACGGCCCGGGCTTCGCGGCGGAGGCCCTGGGGAAGGCCCTGGGGGTGCCCTACCGCGTCTCCGGGGAGGCGGTCTTGGGGGCGGACCTCACCTTAAGGCTTGGCGGGGACTTCCCCCTTTAG
- a CDS encoding S8 family serine peptidase → MKRLALLALLLGTAFLLTACPLNPPPPPPPPASTCSPTPTGSLSTLALREPQGLGDFSAPHVPGELLLLPGGLAPQSLAARVQGVEVRRALDGGFLQVKVPPGQERAKAEALLQAGARWVQPNYLYQPLASPNDPSYFPRQRSQLNGLLGLESAWNSEKGDPNLIVAVVDTGYLTHIDASSRWYLPPGETLDLADNDSDPVDDTPAARGSSPFSHGLAVASVIGADTNNGQGMAGVTWFGRLLPLKVARSFDGEISTNVVASAVRKAADLGAKVINLSLGGGGFDAVLENALAYARGKGATLVAAVGNNGVDGVLYPASSPRVIAVGAVDNDRRKASFSNCGPEVDLVAPGVGVVVLAPNNALAQADGTSFATPMVSGVVALYMSRYQRLYGTYPTPDQVYQCLVQTAEDLGPSGRDTGYGFGLVRADRVMTDPTYCFP, encoded by the coding sequence ATGAAGCGCCTGGCCCTTCTGGCCCTCCTTCTGGGGACTGCCTTCCTCCTCACGGCCTGCCCTCTGAACCCGCCACCACCGCCTCCACCACCTGCCTCTACCTGTTCCCCCACCCCCACGGGAAGCCTCTCTACCCTGGCCCTGAGGGAACCCCAGGGCCTGGGGGACTTCTCGGCTCCCCACGTGCCCGGGGAGCTTCTGCTCCTTCCCGGGGGGCTTGCGCCCCAGAGCCTGGCCGCCCGGGTGCAGGGGGTGGAGGTGCGGAGGGCCCTTGACGGGGGCTTCCTCCAGGTAAAGGTGCCTCCGGGCCAGGAGAGGGCCAAGGCCGAGGCCCTCCTCCAGGCCGGGGCCCGGTGGGTGCAGCCCAACTACCTCTACCAACCCCTGGCCTCCCCCAACGACCCCTCATATTTTCCCCGACAGAGGTCTCAGCTGAACGGTCTGTTGGGCCTGGAGTCTGCCTGGAATTCCGAAAAGGGAGACCCAAACCTCATCGTTGCGGTGGTGGACACGGGCTATCTGACGCACATTGATGCGTCCAGCAGGTGGTACTTGCCCCCTGGAGAAACCCTGGACCTAGCTGACAACGACAGCGATCCCGTAGATGATACGCCCGCCGCTAGGGGCAGTTCCCCTTTTAGCCATGGGTTAGCCGTTGCCTCTGTTATAGGAGCTGATACCAATAATGGCCAAGGCATGGCGGGAGTAACTTGGTTCGGGCGGTTACTCCCCTTGAAGGTAGCTCGTTCCTTTGATGGTGAGATCTCAACAAATGTGGTAGCGTCGGCGGTCAGAAAAGCCGCTGATCTGGGAGCCAAAGTCATCAACCTCTCTTTGGGAGGGGGAGGGTTTGATGCGGTTTTGGAAAACGCTCTTGCCTACGCCCGCGGGAAGGGTGCTACTTTGGTGGCCGCCGTTGGGAATAATGGCGTGGACGGAGTCCTCTACCCTGCTTCCTCCCCCCGGGTTATCGCCGTAGGGGCTGTAGACAACGACCGACGCAAGGCTTCCTTTTCCAACTGCGGCCCGGAAGTGGACCTGGTGGCTCCCGGGGTTGGGGTGGTTGTCCTAGCACCGAACAATGCCCTGGCTCAGGCTGATGGTACCTCCTTCGCTACCCCGATGGTTTCCGGAGTGGTTGCTCTTTACATGAGCCGCTATCAACGCCTTTATGGCACCTACCCGACACCGGATCAGGTTTACCAGTGCCTTGTCCAGACCGCAGAGGACTTAGGGCCTAGTGGAAGGGATACGGGCTACGGCTTCGGTCTCGTCCGGGCCGACCGGGTGATGACGGACCCCACCTACTGCTTCCCCTAA
- a CDS encoding helical backbone metal receptor encodes MRVFHELLGPLELPDRFGRIVSLAPNLTDALYALGLGDRLVGRSAFCHRPAQVLSLPVVASYTKTRLDLLRSLKPDLVLLSTGVQREQALRLKEEGFPVYAVPLPTSPYGILENLSTLGHLLDVEEKALELAHQLALRYARLKGRLSATVYFEMDLGGPITVGRGSYIAQALLHLGLRPIFLDVPQAYFAPDLEEVKRRRPDLFLYEPKPWGKNPLEKARALAQERGWDFPVAATDGDELAHYGPMFFAFLEKAAQRAEEALAKA; translated from the coding sequence ATGAGGGTCTTCCACGAGCTCTTGGGCCCCCTGGAGCTTCCCGACCGCTTCGGGCGCATCGTGAGCCTGGCGCCCAACCTGACCGACGCCCTCTATGCCCTGGGGCTTGGGGACCGCCTGGTGGGCCGGAGCGCCTTCTGCCACCGCCCGGCCCAGGTCCTCTCCCTGCCCGTGGTGGCCTCCTACACCAAGACCCGCCTGGACCTCCTGAGAAGCTTAAAGCCCGACCTGGTCCTCCTCTCCACGGGGGTCCAGCGGGAGCAGGCCCTGAGGCTCAAGGAGGAGGGTTTTCCCGTCTACGCCGTTCCCCTCCCCACGAGCCCCTACGGGATTCTGGAAAACCTCTCCACCCTGGGCCACCTCCTGGACGTGGAGGAGAAGGCCCTGGAGCTTGCCCACCAACTCGCCCTCCGCTACGCCCGCCTCAAGGGGCGGCTTTCCGCCACCGTCTACTTTGAGATGGACCTGGGGGGGCCCATCACCGTGGGCCGGGGAAGCTACATCGCCCAGGCCCTCCTCCACCTGGGCCTGAGGCCCATCTTTCTGGACGTGCCCCAGGCCTACTTCGCCCCGGACCTCGAGGAGGTGAAGCGGAGGAGGCCCGACCTCTTCCTCTACGAGCCCAAACCCTGGGGCAAAAACCCCCTGGAGAAGGCCCGGGCCCTGGCCCAGGAGAGGGGCTGGGACTTCCCCGTGGCGGCCACCGACGGCGACGAGCTGGCCCATTACGGCCCCATGTTCTTCGCCTTTTTGGAAAAGGCCGCCCAACGGGCGGAAGAAGCCTTAGCGAAAGCTTAA
- the hisD gene encoding histidinol dehydrogenase: MIYQADEVRARFARRGLSFDPTVEEIVRGILTAVREEGDAALDRFSLDLDGHPVEEVPKRLWREAYEDLDEELRDALETAKERIEAFYREEAKGGFLKAEAGGVLGQLVRPLSRVGVYVPGGSAPLLSSLLMSVVPAKVAGVGEVIVASPPRVHPGVLAAAWVAGVDRLYAMGGAQAIAALAFGTERVPRVDKIVGPGNAYVVAAKRQVYGVVGLDGLAGPTETLIVADGSASPRLLAADLLAQAEHGPDSEPWLLSPDRALLERVEAELFRQLEGLPRAEVAKRALEKGGLVLTRDLEEALDLANLYAPEHLCLALADPLPWLGRVQNAGGVFLGEGSAEALGDYIAGPSHVMPTSGTARFQGGLALRDFLKVIPVVGLSEEAVRELSAKGALLARAEGLEGHARALDLRR, from the coding sequence ATGATCTATCAGGCGGACGAGGTGCGGGCCCGCTTTGCCAGAAGGGGGCTTTCCTTTGACCCCACGGTGGAGGAGATCGTCCGGGGCATCCTCACCGCTGTGCGGGAGGAGGGGGACGCCGCTTTGGACCGCTTCAGCCTGGACCTGGACGGCCACCCCGTGGAGGAGGTTCCCAAAAGGCTCTGGCGGGAGGCCTACGAGGACCTGGACGAGGAGCTAAGGGACGCCCTGGAGACGGCCAAAGAGCGGATAGAGGCCTTCTACCGGGAGGAGGCCAAGGGGGGCTTCCTCAAGGCCGAGGCGGGAGGGGTTTTGGGCCAGCTGGTCAGGCCCCTTTCCCGGGTGGGGGTCTACGTGCCCGGGGGGAGCGCCCCCCTCCTCTCCAGCCTCCTCATGAGCGTGGTGCCCGCCAAGGTGGCCGGGGTGGGGGAGGTGATCGTGGCCAGCCCCCCCAGGGTCCACCCCGGGGTGCTGGCCGCCGCCTGGGTGGCCGGGGTGGACCGCCTCTACGCCATGGGGGGCGCCCAGGCCATCGCCGCCCTGGCCTTTGGCACCGAGCGGGTGCCCCGGGTGGACAAGATCGTGGGCCCGGGGAACGCCTACGTGGTGGCGGCCAAGCGGCAGGTCTACGGCGTGGTGGGCCTGGACGGCCTGGCGGGGCCCACGGAAACCCTGATCGTGGCCGACGGCTCCGCCTCGCCCAGGCTTCTCGCCGCCGACCTCCTGGCCCAGGCCGAGCACGGGCCCGACTCCGAGCCCTGGCTCCTCTCCCCGGACCGGGCGCTTCTTGAGCGGGTGGAGGCGGAGCTCTTCCGCCAGCTGGAGGGGCTTCCCCGGGCAGAGGTGGCCAAAAGGGCCCTGGAGAAGGGGGGCCTGGTCCTGACCCGGGACCTCGAGGAGGCCCTGGACCTGGCCAACCTCTACGCCCCCGAGCACCTCTGCCTGGCCCTGGCCGACCCCTTGCCTTGGCTCGGCCGGGTGCAGAACGCCGGCGGGGTCTTCCTGGGGGAGGGGAGCGCCGAGGCCCTGGGGGACTACATCGCCGGGCCCAGCCACGTGATGCCCACCTCGGGCACGGCCCGGTTCCAGGGAGGCCTGGCTCTGCGGGACTTCCTCAAGGTGATCCCGGTGGTGGGGCTTTCCGAGGAGGCGGTCAGGGAGCTTTCCGCCAAGGGGGCCCTTCTGGCGAGGGCGGAGGGCCTCGAGGGCCACGCCCGCGCCCTGGACCTGAGGCGATGA